The following are from one region of the Arachis duranensis cultivar V14167 chromosome 10, aradu.V14167.gnm2.J7QH, whole genome shotgun sequence genome:
- the LOC107469929 gene encoding protein FAR1-RELATED SEQUENCE 5-like, with protein sequence MRAAIEEVMPSAKHRLCAWHLEKNCVQRVKEAEFRKVFKKAIYANFDVDEFERYWRTSIESLSLGQNTWVQSTYDIKESWATAYLRGTFCAGYRTTSRCEGINSFIKAFLKSTDSILELVHSLDRVMKDYRNNEVTAQFYSTYYTPVLSTGLDAIELSASKLYTRAVFREVKKQIKGVATLLFQGRESISTTIVYSFSKMGRPDRVFKVLYDPNDRKIECECKMWDSDGIPCSHIFCVMKYEGMEEIPETLVLRRCVRLQKTVQR encoded by the coding sequence ATGCGCGCTGCCATTGAGGAGGTGATGCCTTCAGCCAAGCATAGACTCTGTGCATGGCATCTGGAGAAAAATTGTGTCCAACGGGTAAAGGAAGCTGAATTTCGGAAAGTATTTAAAAAGGCTATCTATGCAAACTTTGATGTCGACGAGTTCGAGAGATATTGGAGGACCTCAATCGAGTCTCTCAGTCTAGGCCAAAATACATGGGTGCAATCAACATATGACATTAAAGAGAGTTGGGCAACGGCCTATCTGAGGGGGACCTTTTGCGCCGGATATAGGACAACGTCAAGATGTGAAGGAATCAATTCTTTCATTAAAGCGTTCCTAAAGTCAACGGATAGCATTCTTGAACTGGTTCATAGCTTGGATAGGGTCATGAAAGATTATCGGAACAATGAGGTTACTGCACAATTTTACTCCACTTATTACACACCCGTGTTAAGTACTGGATTAGATGCAATAGAGTTGTCTGCGTCGAAGCTTTATACAAGAGCTGTTTTTAGGGAGGTTAAGAAGCAAATCAAGGGTGTTGCAACGCTATTGTTTCAGGGAAGGGAGAGCATCAGCACGACCATTGTGTATAGCTTTAGTAAAATGGGTAGACCGGACCGGGTATTCAAGGTTCTGTATGATCCGAATGACCGAAAGATTGAGTGTGAGTGTAAGATGTGGGACAGTGATGGCATACCGTGTTCCCATATTTTTTGTGTCATGAAGTATGAGGGTATGGAGGAAATTCCTGAAACACTTGTCCTTAGGCGCTGTGTAAGATTGCAAAAGACTGTACAACGTTGA
- the LOC107469932 gene encoding protein FAR1-RELATED SEQUENCE 5-like: MAPAAFCNLLPSHRKMSDGDKAQVNSMKQFGIPTSKIMAYMAGQSSGYSMLRFTKRDLYNYVHSQWRARILDGDAAATISYLEGKANADLMSVARYTTTADNRLGNLFWVDGIMKSDYELFGDVLAFDATYRGNKYKKTFWMSWVKEDRTLL; encoded by the coding sequence ATGGCTCCGGCTGCGTTTTGCAACCTGTTGCCAAGCCACCGAAAAATGAGCGACGGGGATAAGGCTCAAGTGAATAGCATGAAGCAATTTGGAATCCCTACCTCGAAGATAATGGCTTACATGGCAGGCCAATCGAGTGGCTATAGCATGCTTCGGTTTACAAAAAGGGATTTGTACAACTATGTTCACAGTCAATGGCGAGCACGAATCTTGGATGGAGATGCAGCTGCAACTATAAGCTACTTAGAGGGGAAGGCAAATGCGGACCTTATGTCAGTCGCCAGATACACAACGACTGCAGATAATCGGTTGGGTAACTTATTTTGGGTGGACGGTATCATGAAATCCGATTATGAGTTGTTTGGTGATGTCCTTGCATTTGACGCGACATACCGTGGGAATAAGTACAAGAAAACCTTTTGGATGTCATGGGTCAAAGAAGACCGAACCTTATTGTGA